The region ATGTCGGCAAAATTGGATTCCAACTGCTCCTGGAATTCGTCGGTCAGCGGCAGACGCCATGCTCGGTCGCCAGATTGTTCGGACGCGCTCAACAACTCGTGCGCCAGCGGATTGTGGTTCGCCATCAGCCCGGTGATGTGGTGCCCCAGCGCAATCACGCATGCACCCGTCAGCGTCGCGACGTCAATGACGACGTCCGGCTCATAGCGCTCAACGTAGGTCAGTGTATCACACAAGACCAGCCGACCTTCCGCATCGGTGTTCAGCACTTCTACCGTTTGGCCGGACATCGTGGTCAGCACATCGCCTGGACGGTATGCGCGCCCATCGACCATATTTTCACAACCCGCCAGTACGCCGACGATATTCAATGGCAGCGCCAGCTCGGCCGCCATACGCATCACACCGTAGACCGTTGCCGCACCGCACATGTCGTATTTCATTTCGTCCATACTGTCGGCAGGTTTGATGGAGATGCCGCCGGAATCGAAGGTCAGACCTTTACCGACCAGTACAATCGGGCGAGTTTCCGGGTTCGGATCGCCTTTGTATTCGATCACGGACATCAGCGATTCATTCTGCGAGCCCTGACCCACGGCCAGATAGGCATTCATGCCCAGCTCTTTCATCTGCTGTTCACCAATCACGCGTGTGATGATGTTTTGGCTGTAGGTGTCGGCCAGTTGACGTGCTTGCGACGCCAGATAGGCGGCATTACAGATATTCGGCGGCATATTGCCGAGATCTTTCGCAGCTTTGATACCCGCAGCAATCGCCAGACCATGTTGGATGGCGCGTTCACCGCTGGTCAGCTCACGGCGCGTCGGCACGTTGAATACCATCTTGCGTAGCGGACGGCGCAGCTCGACCTTGTTACTTTTGAGCTGATCGAAGGTATACAGCGTCTCTTTTGCGGTTTCGACCGCCTGACGCACTTTCCAGTACGTATTACGGCCTTTCACGTGTAGCTCAGTCAGGAAGCAGACAGCTTCCATCGAACCGGTTTCGTTGAGAGCGTTGATGGTTTTCTGAATCACCTGTTTGTACTGGCGTTCATCAAGTTCGCGCTCTTTACCGCAGCCAATCAGAAGAATGCGCTCGGAAAGAATGTTAGGTACATGGTGCAAGAGCAGTGATTGCCCCACTTTGCCTTCTAATTCACCACGGCGAAGCAACGCGCTGATATAGCCGTCGCTGATTTTATCGAGTTGTTCGGCAATAGGGGACAGACGACGCGGTTCAAACACGCCGACGACAATGCATGCACTGCGTTGTTTTTCCGGGCTACCGCTTTTTACGCTGAACTCCATGTACTCTCCTGAATCTTAAAGACAAAGGCGGGGGCAACGGCTAGAATGTGACACTCCGTAATACTTTCCCGCCGTTGCGTTAACATAACCTGTGTTAATCTTAACGACGTAGCGAACCTGTTTTGGTGACTATAAGCAGGTTCTGATACAACTGCTCAAACGCAATGTGTTGTAATACAGTCTTAGCTAAGAGGGCTGCCAAAAATGAGTATAAATGGCGCGTTAGCGAAGAAACTATCGATTTTCCTGCAAAAAGACAAGTTTTCACAGGCGTAATTAAGCGTGATCATCATTCGATATCTGGTACGGGAAACCTTTAAGAGCCAACTGGCGATCCTTTTCATTCTGCTACTGATTTTCTTTTGTCAGAAATTAGTACGGATATTGGGCGCCGCTGTTGATGGTGAAATCCCGACAAATTTGGTTATCTCCCTGTTGGGATTGGGCGTGCCAGAGATGGTGCAGCTCATCCTGCCATTAAGTCTGTTTCTTGGCGTATTGATGACGTTTGGCCGCCTCTATGCGGAAAGCGAGATCACCGTCATGCACGCCTGCGGATTAGGCAAACGCGTGTTGCTGAAAGCCGCGCTGGCCTTGGCTGTATTCACTGCCATCATCGCAACGATTAACGTCACGTGGCTCAGCCCGTGGTCGTCACGGCATCAGGAAGAAGTGTTGGCAGAAGCGAAAGCCAATCCTGGCATGGCCGCCTTGGTAGAAGGACAGTTCCAATCTGCACAAGGTGGCAATGCGGTGCTGTTTGTCGGCAATGTGAAAGGATCGGAGTTTCAGCACGTTTTTCTGGCACAGCTGCGGCCCAGCGGTAACGCACGACCTTCTGTTGTCGTGGCCGATCGTGGTCATATCACGCCAAACGAAGAGGGGGCGCAGGTTGTGACGTTGGATAACGGATCGCGTTACGAAGGCACTGCGCTACTGCGCGACTTCCGTATCACGGATTTCACCAACTATCAGGCTGTGATTGGCCACCAGAGCGTGACGCTAAATAATAGCGACGTGCAGCAAATGGATATGTCAACCCTCTGGCATTCGGATGCGCACGATGCGCGCGCAGAGTTCCACTGGCGGCTGACGTTGATTATTTCGGTGCTGATCATGGCGCTAATGGTGGTGCCGCTGAGCGTGGTGAATCCACGTCAGGGACGGGTGCTGAGTATGCTGCCTGCGATGCTGCTGTACCTGATCTTCTTTCTGCTGCAAAGCTCGCTGCGTTCTAACGCCAGTAAAGGGAAAATTGATCCGATGGTATGGGTCTGGTTGACCAACCTGATGTACTTTGGCATCGCGGTGATGCTTAACCTATGGGATACCGTGCCGATGCGCAAAGTGCGCGCTCGCTTTAAGCCCCGTCCCCTTAGAATCCAAGGAGCGGCCTGATGTTTGGTGTATTAGACCGCTATATCGGTAAAACGATTTTCACCACCATCATGACAACATTGTTCATGTTGGTGTCGCTCTCCGGCATCATCAAGTTTGTCGACCAACTGCGTAAAGTCGGGCAGGGCGAGTATTCGGCGCTGGGCGCGGGGCTGTATACGCTGCTTAGCGTCCCAAAAGACATTGAGACTTTCTTTCCTATGGCTGCACTACTCGGTGCGCTGCTGGGATTGGGTCAGCTCGCGACCCGCAGCGAGCTGGT is a window of Pectobacterium punjabense DNA encoding:
- the pepA gene encoding leucyl aminopeptidase, with protein sequence MEFSVKSGSPEKQRSACIVVGVFEPRRLSPIAEQLDKISDGYISALLRRGELEGKVGQSLLLHHVPNILSERILLIGCGKERELDERQYKQVIQKTINALNETGSMEAVCFLTELHVKGRNTYWKVRQAVETAKETLYTFDQLKSNKVELRRPLRKMVFNVPTRRELTSGERAIQHGLAIAAGIKAAKDLGNMPPNICNAAYLASQARQLADTYSQNIITRVIGEQQMKELGMNAYLAVGQGSQNESLMSVIEYKGDPNPETRPIVLVGKGLTFDSGGISIKPADSMDEMKYDMCGAATVYGVMRMAAELALPLNIVGVLAGCENMVDGRAYRPGDVLTTMSGQTVEVLNTDAEGRLVLCDTLTYVERYEPDVVIDVATLTGACVIALGHHITGLMANHNPLAHELLSASEQSGDRAWRLPLTDEFQEQLESNFADMANIGGRPGGAITAGCFLSRFTRKYSWAHLDIAGTAWRSGKAKGATGRPVALLSQFLLNRAGQNDVE
- the lptF gene encoding LPS export ABC transporter permease LptF, with translation MIIIRYLVRETFKSQLAILFILLLIFFCQKLVRILGAAVDGEIPTNLVISLLGLGVPEMVQLILPLSLFLGVLMTFGRLYAESEITVMHACGLGKRVLLKAALALAVFTAIIATINVTWLSPWSSRHQEEVLAEAKANPGMAALVEGQFQSAQGGNAVLFVGNVKGSEFQHVFLAQLRPSGNARPSVVVADRGHITPNEEGAQVVTLDNGSRYEGTALLRDFRITDFTNYQAVIGHQSVTLNNSDVQQMDMSTLWHSDAHDARAEFHWRLTLIISVLIMALMVVPLSVVNPRQGRVLSMLPAMLLYLIFFLLQSSLRSNASKGKIDPMVWVWLTNLMYFGIAVMLNLWDTVPMRKVRARFKPRPLRIQGAA